The DNA segment ATCCCTGCCCCTGACCCGCATCCGCCAGCGGTGCGTCCGGACCGAGACCGCCACGAGCGGTGCGAAGAGTTCCGCCGTCTCGGCCTCGGTGAAGTAGTGGGTGATGATGCCCTCGCCCCGCCGGAACGTCCACGGCTCCGTCTCCTTCCCTTTCCCGGCGCGCATGTCCTCGACGGAGAAACTCCTGAAGAAGAGCGTTCCGCCGGGCCCGAGCACCCGGACGGCCTCGGAGGCTATGGTCTTCCTGCCCTGCGCGGGGAGGTGGCCGGCGACGTGAACCAGGAGGACCGCGTCGAACGTCCCGGACTGGAACGGCAGGTGCCGGGCGTCGGCGACGGCGAGACCGCCCTCCGCTATCCCCGGGCGCCGCCGGGCAAGGGCGACGGCTTCGGGAGATATGTCGACCGCGGTCACGCGCGAGGATCGCCGGGCGATAGCCTCAAGGGTCTTGCCGTTCCCGCACCCGACCTCGAGGACGGCGGCATCGGCGGGGAGGTCGGGGAGCGGTGCCGGTGCTCCTCCCCAGAGGTTTCCCCGCCTCCGGTAGTCCTCGTCCCAGGGGGATGGATGGACAGTCACTGATCAGAGGTCGGCGCCGCCGGGGAATAATCATTCGCGCCGGCCGAGATCCTTCTCCCGCACGAACCGGAGCGATGCCGAGTTCATGCAGTAGCGCTGGTGGGTCGGCGGCGGCCCGTCGTCGAAGACGTGGCCCAGGTGGGCGTCGCACCGCCGACAGAGTACCTCCGTCCGGTTCATGAAGAACCGGGTGTCGGGTTCCGCCCTGACGTTCAGGTCCGAGACGGGCTTGGAGAAACTCGGCCAGCCCGTGCCCGACTCGAACTTCGTCTTCGAGGAGAAGAGGTGGTTGCCGCAGCAGACGCAGACGTACAGCCCGTCCTCCTTGCAATCCCAGTACTTCCCGGTGAACGCCGGCTCCGTCCCCTCCTTCCGGGCGACGGAGAACTGCTCCGGCGTCAGCTGGCGCCGCCACTCCTCGTCGGACTTGACGACCTTCTCGACCTCTTCCACCTCTCCGGTCACGGCGTTGCAGACGTTCACCGTTTCGACGGTTTCTACGGCTTCCCTGTTCATCGGTCACCCCCCGGTTTCTCCCGGCCCTTGGCCGGAGAGCAGATAAATCGTTCCCCGCCGCTGCCCGGGTGACGGGCCGCAGCCGGCGGACACTTCGTACCCGTCCCGGATGTGTTTTCGCATCCGTTATATATCCACCGGTCGATGAACCATCATGGAGAAATACTCTCTTCCGGGAAGGAGCCTTGTAACCCTTATCCTCCTCGGCTGCCTCGTCGGCGCTGCCGTCACGGCAGGCTGCATGGGGACTTCCGCGGAGCCGGAACCACAGGTTCCGACGTCGGAGGCGACACTGGGCGCTCACACCATCTACTCGCCCGCCGGGCCGAAGCCGTCGTTCTCGGCCACCGCCACCACGCCCGAGAAGCATATGCGCAGCGACGGGTCCTGTTACTGGATCGTGACCGGGACGGTGACCAACAACGGTGACGGGCCCGCGAGAAACGCCGTCATCCGGTTCATGCTCGTCGACGACGAAAGCAATATGATTCGGGCGACCGAGACCATTCTTGCCCCCCGGTTCCAGGCGGGCGAGACGAAGATATTCACCATCGACGCGTTCCCCGGCGACTGTGACCGGCAGTACCACGCCGAGATCGACGTCACGCACGATATCCCGTAAGGCCGGGGGTGAGCGTTATCCGGATAACGGGTTTACAGAGGAGATGAGATGAAGATACTTGGGATAAACGGAAGCCCCCGCGCCTCAAGGAGCCAGACGCTCCGGCTCGTCCAGGCCGTCCTCGACGGGGCGGAGAGCGCCGGGGCCGATGTGGAGCTCGTGGACGTCACGAAGCTCCGGATCGAGTACTGCAACGGGTGCCTGGTCTGCTGCGAGCGGGGCGAGTGCGTCAAGAACGACGATTTCGCCGAACTCTACCACAAGATGCTTGATTCCGACGGGATTGTCCTCGGGTCGCCCAACTACATCGACTCGGTCACCGCCCAGATAAAGACCATGCTCGACCGGATGGCGGACGCCATCCACTGCCAGATGTTCCTCGGGAAGTACGGGTGCGCCGTATCCACGGCGGGCGGTTCCGGGGCGGACGAGGTCGTGGCGTACCTGAATCAGGTTCTGCAGACCCTGGGCGCGAACACCGTGGGCGGCATCGGCGTGGTCCTCGGCGGAGACCCGGAGACGATCGTGCCTGCGGAGGGGAGGGCCTATGAGCTCGGGAGGAAACTCGCAAGAGCCATCGGGAAGAAGGAGACCTATCCCGATCAGGAGGAACTCCACGCCGCGATGTGTGATCGGATGCGGGCGCTGGTCACGGCAAACAGGGATCGCTGGCACCACGAGTACGACTACTGGAAGGAAGCCGGGCGGATACCCTAGGTCTTCTCCTTGACGCGGATCTCCTCGATGATCCGCTGCAGTCCTTCCCGGGCCTCCGGCTGCGGCTCCTCCCTGATCGCCAGGTCGAGAGCCGGGATAACCGCCCCGCCCATGTGGATCAGGCCCCATTCGGCCCGCTTTCTGACCACAAGCGCGTCGTCCTTGAGTGCCCGGACGAGCGGGGCGACGGCGTCCTCTCCCCCGATCCGGTTGATGGCCCGGACGGCGTTCGCCCGCACCTCTATCAACGGATCGGTGAGCGTCTCCGCAAGTACCGGGAGCGCGTCGGCGCCGACCCGTTCCACCTCGGCCCATCTCCCCTGCGCCATGAGGCAGAGCGTGAGTTCCGCACGGGTTTCCGGCTTCCAGCCGCCTGCTTCCAGCGCTTCGGCGACCCCCGCCCGGAACGTCTCGTCCCCCGAGCGGAGCGCGCCGACCAGGTGGCGGCGTATCGTATCGCCGGGATCTTTCAGGGCCTCGAGCGCGGCGTACCTGACCCGGTCGTCCACGTCGCTCAAGGCCTTGATGAGCGGTTCGAGGGCGCGAAGGTCTCCGATGTAGCCGAGCGAGCGCGCGGCGGCAACCTTGACTGCCTCGTCCCTGTCCTGCAGCGCCAGCGTCAGCGGTTCTATCGCCTGTTTGCTTCCCATGTACCCGAGCGCCTCCGCTACGGCTGCCCGGACCACGCTGTCGCGTTCGCTTTTGAGGGCTCCGCTCAGGGCTTCGATGGCCCGTGCGTCTCCGATATTGCCCAGGTTTCGGGCAGCAACGAGCCGGACGAACCGGTCGGGATCGTTCAGGGCGTCCGTGAGCGGTCCGAGTGCCGCTTCCCGCATCTCCCCGAGAACCCCGGCGGCGGCGCGTTGCATCTCCCGGTCATCGTCCTTGAGCACCCTGAGCAGCCCTTCGGCGGCCGGCTGCCCCATTGCGATAAGCCGGGTGGCAGCGGACGCCTGCACCTCCACCGATCTGTCATTGAGTGCAGTGATGAGCGTATTGATCTCTTCCCGGCCCTCCTGCCCGACGGCACTCTTCACGGAGACTTCTTTCTCCTCCCGGGCCCTGTTGCCGAAGGTGCTCTGCCACATGCTCGCCGCGCGCCGTCTCATGAGCGTGGTAGCCGCCTTTTCCCGGACCTCCCGGTCCTCGTCGCTCAGGGCATATGCCAGTGCCTCGTCCGCCCTTCCCGGCTCAATCCCCCCGAGGGCATCGACTGCTGCGAGGCGCCCTCCTTTACCTCCTTCGCGCAACACTGCCGCGAGCGGTTCGACTGCGAGGTTCCCGAATCCCCCGAGAACCCGGGCGGCAGTCACGCCGACTTCCCGTGCGGGATCCTCGAGATGCCTGATAAGGAGCGGTATCGACCGGGGGTTCCCGATGATCCCGATCGCCCTCGCTGCCGTCAACCGGACTACCGGCACCGGCTCCTCGAGTGCCGCTTCCAGCGGCTCAAGCACATCCGGCCCGAACGCCGCAACGGTCTCGGCCGCAACGGACCGGACTCCGGGGTAGTCGTCGCCGAAGAGGCGTATGAGCGCTTCGAGCGCACGCGTATCCCCGATTCGCCCGAGCGCGGCGGCAGCGGCACTGCGAACATCCTGCCCGGCGTCGCCGGTGAGCAGGATCAGCGCGTCGACGCCGTTCTCGTCGCCGATATCGCCGAGCCCCTCTGCGGCGGCGATACGGACAGCGTCGTGCGAGTCGGAGAGCGCGGCGACGAGAAACTCGACGGCCGGCGCCCCCAGGCTCCGCAACGCCGCAACCGCCGCCGCCCGGATCTCCGCGTCGTCGCTCTGCAGGGCATTGAGGTACCGTTCGAGCGACGCCTTCCCCGGTGCCTGCTCCGGCGGTTCCGGGGGTGCTACGGGGGCTTCCGGCAGCACCATCCGGCCCGGCTTCGCGGGAGCAGGTCCCTCCTTTTCTGTGCGCTCAGCCTCATCGGTCTCCTGCTCGTCGCCTGCGGGGGGGACGATCTCGTCCAGTGAAACCGGTTTCCTCGATTTCGATCGGCTCTTCTCGGTCCCCGCTTCGGCCTCCGGTCTCTCCTCCAGGAGTTTCTCGACCTCTTCGGCATCGTCCGGTTGTTGGGCGACAGGTTTCTCCTCCCCGCCTGCGGCGGGTTGCACCGCTTCCGCCCGTGCCGCCGGCGGAGGTCCGCGATGAGCCGGCCGGTCGGGTGGCCGGGAGACCGGTCCGAAGCGGTCTTCGATCCGCTTCCTGGCGGCAAGCCCCTCCCTGAGTTCCCGGTCGTAATCGGAAGACGCCGTCTGTACCGGTCTTGCCCGGGAGTTCTCCTCGTTGCGCGACCGGATGTAATCCAGCACGGCGGCTGCCTGCTCGCGGATTTCGGGGCTGTCGGAATTCATCGCCGCGTACAGTGCGTCGAGCGCGGGTTGTCCCAGTTGCCGCAGCGTCTCGCTCGCGCCGGTGCGGACACCCGAGTACTCGACCTCCAGCGCCCGGATGAGCGGCGGGATGGCCGCCCTCCCCATCCGGGCAAGTTCGTTCCACTGCTCCTTTGCGATCAGGTACCCCGCTCTCTCAAGATCGTTCTCCGGAATCCAGTCCAGCCGGTCCAGCGCCCAGGCCGCCTCCATCCGCACCGGATGGCAGGGGTCGTCGAGGGCTCCGACCAGGGCAGGTTTTCCCCGGTCGCTGCCTATCCCCCCGAGCGCCTCGGCAGCACGTACGCGGACGTCCACCTGCGGGTCTTCCATCGCCCTGACGAGTGCCGGGACGGCCCGGGAGTCACGGATCTTCCCGAGCGTTCGTGCCGACTCGCTCCGAATCCGGGGCTCCTTGCCGCCGAGGCCCTTGACGAGGATCGGGACGGCTGCCGCCTGGAGTTTTGCAAGTTCGGCCCAGTCTTCCAGGAGGAAGTAATACCACACCTTCTCGGAGGGGTCGTCGGGCACCCATCGCAGTGCGGCAAGCCCGACGGCGGCCTCTCTCCGGACCGAGTGGTTTTTGTCGCGGAATGCTTCGACGAGCGGTGGGATTGCTTTTTTGCCCGTTCCCCGGATCGCTATCACGGCGGCACGCCTGACCGCCGGCTGTTTATGGTGCAGCGCGAACTGCAGCGTCTCGGAGAGCGAATCGCCCTCCTCCGCGACTGCACGGGTGATGGCTGCCTGCAGGCCCGGGCTTGCCCGGAGGATCAGGGCGAGGAGCAGGGGGATGGAAGGAGCGCCGGCCGAAGCCAGCGCCCCGAGCATCCGTGCCCGCGAGACGCGGTTGGCATTCTCGAGTCTCTCGAGAAGGTCGGGGACGGCGGAGACCCCGAGGGCACAGAGAGCTCGCGCTGCATCGGCGCGGTTTCCGGCTTCTTCACCGTCCAGAACCGCAATCAGGCCGGGACAATCCTTCGTCTGCCGTAACCCCTCGATATTCGCTCGAAATTTATCAAAGAATGCCATGTCCTCGTATCGGTAGAGTGCGTGTCCGGGGTGCCGCCTGGCCGGATCTCTGTGTATTTAAATTATATTCGTTATTCGTTACCAATAAATGTTCCATTTCGTGTCTTGCGGCGTACCGTGGTTTCAAACGGGATCGGTTTGTTGTCTTCCGGCTTTCCTGCATCCCGCCCGGCCGATGCGAATCTTTATCGGTGCATGTCCGGTATACGGGGACCCTATGGTAAGGCTGGAGATCACCAGACTGCCGGGCATCATGCAGGAACTCGCGCCGGATATGGAGGAACTCGTAGGCCGGATATACTCCTGGTACGTCGAACCCGGACACCTGGTCTTCCCTGATCCGATGCTTGAATGGGTGCGGGAGAAGTACGGCGATATCGAGACGCAGCAGATCGTGAGGGTGACCAATAACCAGACCGGCGAGAGCACGCTTTTCAACTCCGTGCGGGCACGCCGGCCGGTGCTGACGCCCCGCGCCGAGGAGACGCGGGATCTCCGGGCGCTCTCGGGGGAGGGTCCGTTCGCAAACCCCCTCGAGGAGACGCCGGCCGATACGTTCGGGAGGATCGACGGCGATTACTGGGTTACAGCGAGCAATATCGCCAAGTACGATTACCTTCACGCCGTCATCATCGCGAAAGAGGACGACCCCTACGTCACCAGCGAACCGCAGGTCGCCGATATGATCAGCGTGGCCGTCCGGTGGTGCCAGGATGCGAACCGTACAAACCCCCGGGCGATCTACCCCTTCATCCTCTGGAACTTCCTCTGGCGTGCCGGGGCGAGCATCGTGCACAACCATGCCCAGGTGCTGCTCACCCACCTTCCGTATGCCGCTCCGGCACGGCTCGAGCGGGTCCGGGAGGAGTACCGGTGCCGCTACGGGAGCGAGTACTACGACGACCTCTTCACCGTTCATACCGCCGTCGGCCTCGGGCTCGTCTACAAAAACGCCCGTGTCATGGCGCACCTCACCCCGAGAAAGGAGCACGAGGTCGCGATCATCACGGAGTCGCCGCACGATCTCGCGGGGGCGCTCGCAAAGGTGCTCGAGTGTTACCGCAATATCGGGGTACAGAGTTACAACGCGGCGGTGTACATGCCCCCGCTCGGGGAAGAGGGACATTACGTCGCGTGGGTGGTCGACCGGGGAGACCTCCATTCCCGGACGTCGGATATCGGGGGGATGGAGGTCTATGCCGGGACGCCGGTCGTCTCGTCCGACCCGTTCCGCCTGATGGAGCACCTTACGGCCGCCATGCTGCCGTGATATCAGCAGGGGATCGTGTCGTGCTTCGCGAGGTTTTTGTAGACGCCTTCCATCCGCCCGGCGACACGGCTCCACGGGAACTCTTTCTTCACTTTGTCGAGCCCCTCCCTCCCCATGGCGAGCGCTTTTTCAGGTGAACCGGCCACCCGGGAGAGTCCGCGGGCGATCGAGTCCGGGTGCGGCCGCACCTTGACCCCGTCGGTCCCGTGCTCGATGTTCTCCGATAGTCCGCCGACGTCGGAGGCGACGACGCACCGGCCGGCGCTCCATGCTTCGAGGAGCACAAGCCCGAACGGCTCGTTTCTGCTCGGGATGGCGACGATATCGCTTGCGTTGAGGAGCGGCACGTATTCCGCGTCGGGCAGTCGTCCGAGGAACCGGACGGGAAGCGACCGGGCCCGGGTCTCGAGCCCCCGGCGCATCTGCCCGTCGCCGATGAACGCGAACTGGCCGTCGGCGTGCTCCCGGAGGAGAGCGGGAACTGCGTCCACCAGCATGTCGGGCCCTTTCTGCCACGCAAGCCGCCCGACGAAGAGTATCATCGGGGAGTCCGGGTCGAATCCGTAGCGTCGTTTTACCGCCTCCGGGTCGACGTCCGCCTGGTAGTGGCCGGGCACGATGCCGTTATGGACGACGTCGATCTTCCAGTCGGGGATCTCGTAGAGGCTCATGGCCTCCTGCCGGAGGGTCGAGGAGACCGCGGTGATATGCTTTGCAATCGATGCGCCGCAGCGTTCGATCCCGGATATCTCCGTAAACGGCCACCCGTTGCTGAACGTATTCCCGTTCCGGCCGAACTCCGTCGAGTGGTAGGTGAAGACGGTCTCCCTGTCGCGGAGTTTCTGGAGTGCGTCGACCACGTGCCAGTCGTGGAAGTGCAGGAGGTCGAACGACGGTGTGTCGAACTCGTGGAACCTCTCAAGCATCTTCCCGCTCATATCGGAGCAGTACCGGACGATGTCCTCTCCCGACGGCCGGCAGTAGTGGTACCGCACTCCGTTGATCTCGGTGTCTTTTCCCTCTCCCCGGGTGAAAAAATGCACCTCGTGGTTCTGTGCCAGCGTCTCGGCAAGATTTGACGCCGCGCTTGCGAGCCCGCCGACCCGTTCCGCATACAGCGACTCCCAGCAGAAAAATGCGATCTTCAGACTCTCCATGGTATTCCTCGTCTCTATCGTCTCTGCCGGCCGCCGGGGCTTACGGTCCCTCTTCAGCATCTGGATCTCTATCGGGCCGGCATGCAGTCCGAGCGCTTCATATCGCCTCCGAGATGATATATCTTTGGATTCTCAAAAAAACCCCAAAATGAGGTGTTTTGGGGGTTCCGATTCACCGGGTCAGGACGAGAAAGACTCTTTCAGGCGCCGCTCGAGGCGGTGGCCGTGCGACCCCATCCAGTAGAGTTTCCGGCACCTGGGGCACCAGGAGAACTCCTTCCCCCGGGTCGACCGCGGGGCGTAGCGTGCCTCCCGGATCTCCCGCAGGGTGGCCGGCCGGAGGCGGGTGTTGCAGAGGGAACAGCGGCTCATCCGGATCTCGGGCTCGATCAGCCCGAGGTCGGCGATCTGCCGTATCTGGGCCATGATCTCTTCCGACGCGATGTAGACGGCCTGCTCGCCGCCCCGCCGCGCGAGTTCGCGGTCGCGGGTCAGAAGAAGCCGGTCGTCCCGGCCGGCGATCTCGAGGAGGAGGGTGTCTTCCCGGGAACTCCCCGGGGAGAGGCTGTTTGCGCTCATGGTGTCGTAGCCCATGAACCGGAGGTAGCGGGTGAGCGTCCCGAGCATCCGGTCGGTCAGGAATCTCTGCCGTTCACCGGATCTCCGAGACATACTCGATGCGCCCGCCGCATTCGGTGCAGGTCTGCTCCTCGAGCCCCCGTATCCTGACTGCGTAGCCCGACCGCTCGATGACGGGGCTGCCGCAGGAGGGGCAGTAGGTGCTCTCGTAGGGGTGCCCCCCGACGTTGCCGAGATATGGGTAATGAACCCCGAGTTCTTTTGCACGCTCGTAGATCTTCTCAAGAGCCCTGATCTCGGTCGGCCTCGCGTCGAGCATCTTGTAGTCGGGGTGGAACCGGGTGAAGTGCATCGGGGTGTCGGGGCCGAGGTTCTCGAGCACCCACCGGATAAGCGTCTCCATCTCTTCCATCGAGTCGTTCTGTCCCGGGATGACCAGCGTGACCGTCTCGACGTGCATCCCGAGTTCCTTTGCAAGCGCCGTCGCGTCGAGGACCGGCTGCAGCCGCCCCCCGCAGACCTTCCGGTAGAAGGTGTCGGAGAACGATTTGATGTCGACGCGGAAGGCGTTGAGCATTCCCGCGAGTTCGTGCAGTCCCTCTTCGGTGATGTAGCCGTTCGTGACGTAGACCGTTCCGAGACCTTTTTGCCGCGCCAGCGTCCCCATCGCGAGCGGGTATTCGTGCCAGATGGCGGGTTCGTTGTAGGTCCAGGCGATGCTTGCGGATCCCGACCGGATCGCCCGTTCCACGCCCTGCTCCGGGCTGATGTCCCTGAGCGATTCCATCTCCAGTGTCTGCTGGGAGATTTGCCAGTTCTGGCAGTGCGCGCAGTGGAAGTTGCACCCGATGGTGCCGAGCGAGTAGGAGAGCGTTCCGGGCAGGAAGTGGTAGAGCGGCTTCTTCTCGATGGGATCGACCGCTTCGGCGATGACCTTGCCGAAGGTGGCGGCATAGAGCGTGCCGCCGCGGTTGATCCGGACGCCGCAGACTCCCTGTCTCCCCTCCTTGATGGTGCACCGGTGAGCGCAGAGCGAGCAGCGGACGGTGTCGTCCTCCAGTTTCCGGTAGAGTCGCGCCTCGTGCATACGATCACCGCGTGAGGGGAACCATGATAGTTATTGCGGGCGGGTTACCGGCTGCCCTGCTCCTCGTCTTCTTCTTCATCGTACTCGACGACAAGCGCCCCACGGTAGCCGCAACGCTTGCACTGGTAGACACAGCCGGTATATCCTCCGGTAACCGCCCAGACATCCGTAGAGTTGCATGCGGGGCAGTGCAGCATCTTCACAACAGGTATATGAGTGATATTGAGGATAATAATAGGGTGGGATGAAGAAGATCGTAATTTCTCTGGGCGGCTCGGTTCTGGTTCCTTCGCTTGAATCGAACAATATCGATCGGTATGTTTCTGTTCTGAAGAAGATCTCCGGTACGTGCCGCATTTTCGTCGTCGTCGGCGGCGGCGGGGAGGCACGCCGGTATATCGGGGTCGCCCGCAGTCTCGGCGCCGGGGAGGCGGCGGCGGACGAGCTCGGCATCATGGTGACCCGGCTGAACGCGCGTCTTCTCATCGCCGGACTCGGGGATGCGGCCTATCCGCGCGTTGCGGAGAACTACACGGAGGCGCAGGAGTTCGCGCAGGCCGGCAAGATCGTCGTCATGGGCGGGATAACGCCCGCGCAGACGACCGATGCGGTATCCGCGGTTCTCGCCGAGAGCGTCGGTGCCGCCCTCCTCATCAACGCCACGTCGGTGAACGGGATCTACAGCGCCGACCCGAAGAAGGATGCCGGTGCGGTGAGGCACGAGCGCCTCACGCCGCGTGAGCTCCTGGATATCATCACCGGGAGCCGGATGGATGCGGGCGCGAACACGGTGCTCGACATCGTGGCCGGGAAGGTGATCGAGCGGTCCGGCATCCCGCTCCTGGTGCTCGACGGCCGCGACCCGGAGAACCTCTACCGGGCGATCGTGGAGGGTGTATGCGTCGGCACCGTCGTCTGCGAAGAGGGTTCGACCCCTCTGCCGTCCTGAATCTTTCCTTCATCGGCAACTATTTTTGCCTGGGTTCCCAACGTATGCAGGTACAGGGGCAGTAGGGTAGCCTGGTCCATCCTAGAGCGTTTGGGACGCTTTGACGGCAGTTCGAATCTGCCCTGCCCCATCAGTCATGAACCGCACGACCGCCTGCGAGGTCTACCGCCGTCTTCTCGAGCACTATCCCGTCGTCGACGGCAGGCGCCATTTTCTCGAGTTTCATAACCCCTTCGAGACGCTGATCCTCACCATCCTCTCGGCGCAGACGACCGACCGTGCCGTGAACGCCGTCCGCGACGATCTCTTCTCCCGCTACCCGACGCCGGAGGCGCTCGCCCGCGCGGAGCCGGAGGAGGTGGAGCCGCTGATCAGGACGATCGGGTTTCACCACGCCAAAGCCCGCTACATCGTCGGGGCGGCAAGAAAACTCGTCGCCGAGTTCGGCGGCGAGGTTCCGCGGACGATGGAGGAACTCCAGACGCTGCCCGGTGTCGGGAGGAAGACCGCAAACATCGTCCTCTCCCACGCGTTCGATATCAACGTCGGGATCGCGGTCGACACCCACGTCCGCCGGGTCTCGAAGAGGCTCGGGTTCACCGACAGCACGAACCCCGATATCATCGAGCGCGATCTCGTCGCTCTCTTCCCCGAGGAGGTCTGGCGGGACATCAACTACCTCCTGATCCGCCACGGGCGCGCCGTCTGCACGGCAAAGAACCCGAAGCACGAGGTCTGTGTCGTCGCGGGGCTTTGCCGGTATTACCGGGAGTTCTCGGGCGGGGAGGAGTAGGGCGGGCTATTCCGGCTCGCCTTCGTGCCCTGAAGTGTTGTTCTCCGGGACTCCTGCAAAGCCCATCTACGGATTACAGGGGGTTGTGAAGCCCGGACTGGACATGCCCCTCCTGCGCTAGTTCTGATATGACAGTGCAAATCGGAGCCAGGTGCTACCTCAACTTTCGGAAATGCGTCATGAGGAGCCTGTCCCTATACACGACTTTCTAGAGGATATCGCCACGCACTGCCCCCGCCCCCTGGGGCGGGGGAGGAGGCCGAAGGCCGGGTGGGGTGGGGTCACAGATGTCCGATTACAAGGTAGAGACAGGGGAGGGGGGTTGCACCCCCCTCCCCGTCAGCCCCTCCCCCAATGGCGATACCCCCACGGTCCAGTGTACTGGCCTCCTCATAGTTATGATGCGTTTTCGAAAGTTGAACCCGAAATCCGTAGATGGCCTTACGCAACTGCCGCACAGCCCTATGCGAACCCGCCGGAGATCGACCCGCGATCGTCAACCCTCACAGAGTTCGATTAAAAGGGAGTTTGGGCGACCGGACAGAGAGCCCGTTTATTCAAAAACCCCCGCCGACCAGCGCCCGCGCGGCAAGATAACACCCTCCGGCCACGATCGCCGCCGCCGGGAGCGTCAGGATCCATGCGACGAGGATCTCCCGGACAACGCCCCACTTGACCGCCGAATAGCCGCGGGTCGCGCCGACGCCCATGATCGCGCCGGTCGCCGCGTGGGTCGTCGAGACCGGGACGCCGAACGCTGTCATCAGCGAGAGGACGCTTCCGGCGGCGGTCGACGCAGCAAACCCCTGGTAGGGCCGGATTCTCGTGATCCGGTTGGCCATCTTGTCGATGACGCGCCACCCGCCGAGGA comes from the Methanoculleus marisnigri JR1 genome and includes:
- the pyrH gene encoding UMP kinase, whose amino-acid sequence is MKKIVISLGGSVLVPSLESNNIDRYVSVLKKISGTCRIFVVVGGGGEARRYIGVARSLGAGEAAADELGIMVTRLNARLLIAGLGDAAYPRVAENYTEAQEFAQAGKIVVMGGITPAQTTDAVSAVLAESVGAALLINATSVNGIYSADPKKDAGAVRHERLTPRELLDIITGSRMDAGANTVLDIVAGKVIERSGIPLLVLDGRDPENLYRAIVEGVCVGTVVCEEGSTPLPS
- the nth gene encoding endonuclease III is translated as MNRTTACEVYRRLLEHYPVVDGRRHFLEFHNPFETLILTILSAQTTDRAVNAVRDDLFSRYPTPEALARAEPEEVEPLIRTIGFHHAKARYIVGAARKLVAEFGGEVPRTMEELQTLPGVGRKTANIVLSHAFDINVGIAVDTHVRRVSKRLGFTDSTNPDIIERDLVALFPEEVWRDINYLLIRHGRAVCTAKNPKHEVCVVAGLCRYYREFSGGEE